A window of Mobiluncus massiliensis genomic DNA:
TGGTGGCAATAGCCCGTATTTCGATCGTAACCAGGATTTCATTGTTAACGCTGCTACTTCTAACCTGAAGATGGTTTACTTGGCTAATGGTGACGATAAGCACGTGGTTGACTCGATGGTGGCTGGCACCCTGGATAATGGCCCGGTTTTGTTGGTTCAGCCTGATGGCAAGATCCCTGAGGTTGTGTCTGAGTTCATTAAGAAGACCTTGCCGGAGCAGTTCGCTGCTTTGGGTGCGGCTGAGACTTTGCCGGATTCCACGGTTCAGGAAGCCTGGTTGATCAAGACTTTGGCTAATAAGTGGGATACGTCTTACGACATTCCTCAGTTGAAGAAGGACGTTGACAACTTGAACGTTATTGTTAACGGTAAGGGCAAGTCCTCGATTTATGGTGCTTCGGATTTCAAGGGTATGGTTGCGGTCGCTCGTGATGCCCAGAATATGTACAGCGACTGGAATGGCCGTTATGCCATTCTAACTGGCGAGATTAATAACACGTACATCGCTCAGGAAAAGAAGGGCACTGTAACGCTCGACGATGCTGTAACCGATTTGCTCAATACGTCAACTACCCCGGGTAAGGCTTTCAATGCATTGTTCGGTACCTACTTTAATGGCTTGAATGGTCGTCCCGCGAAGAATGCTGATCTGGTCAAGGGCTACTTCTCTACTGTGGAGAAAGACGGAGTGGTTTACGCAACTCTGTTCGATGTTGACCGGTTTGTTTCTGACAAGTTGGGTTCGGATGTTATCGAGCCTGCTGAGAAGGCTTTGAACAAGATTTGGACGACTACCCCGGTTCAGGACACGTTGACGGCTCTGGATGTTATGGCTGCTAAGGGTGAGATTAACGCTACCAGCGCGGCTGTTGCGAAGGCTTCGCAAAACTTTGCGAACTCCACCCTGGTCGCGACTTCCGGGACTAAAGGCAAGGCTGGTTCAGCTGTGGATCCGGCTGTTCCTTTGGCTGCGGTTCAGCCGGTGTCTAAGTTCACTTTGGATGCTGTGAACGCTTTGCGTGACCAGAAGGTGAAAGAACTGAACACTAAGCAGCAGCAGTTGCGTAACGAGTTGGACAAGATTGCTCCGAAGACCGAGCTGCGTTTGGGCGGTAAGGATCGTTTCGAGACCGCTCAGCTGATTGCTAACCAGTTTGGCAAGATTTACGGTCACACCTTGAACAAGGAACTCGCGACTGTGCGTAACGGTGCTGTGAAGGCTGACTTCAACGAGGCCTACATTGCTTCCGGTTACCGTTTGGCTGACTCCCTGGCTGCTGGCCAGTTGGCTACGGGCCCGATCTTGCTGGTGAAGGGCACTGAGAAGGACGCAAAGGATCTGCCTGATTTCACTAAGAATGTTGCCACTAACCTGGCCTGCTGGACTGCTAACCAGCACCTGAACCTGTTCGGTATCGGTGGTTCTGGCGTGCTCTCCGACGATTCTTTGCAGGTGACCATGGGTCAGATCAACAACTCCAGCTGCACCGTCAAGGGAGCTAAGGCTAACTACTCTCTGTACGCGAAGGACGTCACTGTTCCTCTGAACGGCAACGTAGATAGCGCTGTAACTCCGAGCTCCACGACCCCGACTGTGGCTTCCGTGAAGGACGACGGCGGTAATGATGCTTCCGCCAAGTTCACTATGACCCCTGCGGTGGGCAAGGTTACTGTAGCTCCGAAGGCTGCTCCTAACGCTCCTGCGCTTGGTGAATACGCTGTCACCATCAAGGATGGTGCTGGCCACGACTACACCTTCAAGGTAACTGTGGTGGCTGCTGCTGCTCCGAGCCCGGCATACGCTGCCGCCCCGAAGCTGACTGCTAACACTCCCACAGATTTTGCGGCTACCAACGCAACGGCGAATCCCGCTCCGGTTTGTACCGCCAATACATCTTTGGCTGCGACTACTACCGATAGCGCTGATCTAACTCAAGTGACTGCTTCGGTTGATGCTGCGTGCAAGGTTACCGTGAAGGACGGCAAGTACGCGGATTCTGGAGCTGAAAAGCATATTGTCTTGAAGATTGCTAACACTGGTTCGACGAACCCTGTTACGTTGACCGTCACCACCAAGCAGTAAGTTTCAGTAACGAAGCTCTGTTTTCGTTAGATACAATTACATAGGTTTCTTCCTCCCGGGCTTTTGCCTGGGAGGAAGAACGATTTCTAGCAAATAGCTAGCACAAGTTAATACATTCTGGTGGGCTAGCCGGGTAACCGGTTAGCCCACCAGCTTTTGTGTAGCCGAAGGCTAAATGAGTGCTCTCGGTGCACCAACCACCGATATCGGGGCAAAACAGGCATGGGGTCCCACTACAGCTATTCCCGCCCCAGGTAGCGACAATTTTAGACGCCCCTAGCACGCAGTGTGATTGGTCGCTCGTGCAAGGGTGCCAATTAAACTTGCTCTGGCCCAGAATCCCTGCCCTTGGTGGCGCGAATCGAATTAATCTCAGAGATACTTAAATCACTCGCAATGTTGTATTTATTACGTATCGGATGTAGTATTTGATACATGGGTGGTGTTTTTTTTCCGAGGGGTTTGGCTAATCGATTGGCGGCTGGTTCTGGTGTTCCGGTGCGGATTTTGGAGGGGCGTCGCGCGGTTGGTAAGACCACGTTACTGCAAAATCTGACGTTGGCTGACGGTCAGAAGCCCGAGTATTTTAGTTTTTCTGCGGATAGGGAGGCTTTACGTGCCGCAAAGCGCGACCCGCAGGAGTGGTTGTCACGTTTGCCTACCCATAGTGTGATTGATGAGGCGCAGCTGTTGCCTGATGTGACTCAGCATGTGAAAGCGGTGGTGGATCGGGTCGGGGATGCGCACCGTTTTGTTCTGTGTGGTTCAGCGGGGGTTGGGAGGTCTCGTCGCGGTGAGTCAGATTGGTTGACGGGACGAGCGCAGCGCCTGGAGCTGCTGCCATTTAGCGCTAGCGAGCTAGCCGCACGTCCGCTACCACAGGGTTATTCCCTGGTTGATGCGTTGTTTGACGGGGATTGGTCTACCGTGACCGGACGCCAGTTCGGGTCAGGGGACGCGGATTTGGTGGCTGTTTTGCGTTACGGGGGGATGCCGTCGTTATGTATTCCAGGGGTGAATCCGGGGATAACGAATTTGGTGCAGGTCAATCAGCAGGTTTTTTCCGAAAACGAGATGTCGTTGGGTCGCGAGCTTCTTCCGGGTCAGGCTGTGGATATTTTACGGGCCAGGGCGGTACTGGATGCGGTCGTGGCGTATCCCGGTGGGGTATTGAACAAGAATCGTTTGGCTAACGAGTTAGAGATGGATGCCCGCACGGTGGGTCGTTACCTCGATATCTTGACGGAACGTTTCCTCGTGTACAGTCTGGCAAACTTCCGAGGCTCGGCGGCAAGTGTGGGGCGGGGGGCGCCGAAAATGCACGCGGTCGACACGTCCACGGTTTGTGAGTCCTTGTCGCGTCGCGGGCATGATATTTCCGCTTTCCCCGATGCGGCTGGACAAGTCTTGGAAAACTGGGTAGCTAACCAGATTAGGGCCGAGATTGGCTGGGCGAAAACCAGCTACAATCTGGGGTATTGGCGGGTACGGACAGGAAATCGTGATGACGAGGTCGACCTGGTTGTACTCGATGGTACTGCCAGAGCGGTGGGGGTGGAAGTCAAACTCACAAGTAGCCCCAACAGTTCAGATTTCCGTGGTTTACGTCGTTTTCGTGAGGACTGCGAAAAGGTCGGGCGGAAGTTTCGCCGGGGTTTCGTGGTTTGCACGTGTGAACGGGTGCAACAAATCGAGACGGATTTGTGGGCAATTCCCTACCAGCTTTTGGGAGACTACCCGCGGCCGACGGAAAAACACGAAACGCAACTGGGACTGTCAACCGCACAAGACCGACCTTGTGCAGGAGGAAAAAACGTGAACCCAAACAAAGCCGTTCTGACTAGCGGGCAGGAAGAGGAAACCGAGTCGCCTGCCGCAACGATTTTCGTCAGCTACACCCACGCCGATAACGAAACCGTTTACGGTGGACTGTTGGAACTGGTGAAAAAAATTGCTGATCACTACGAAATGAAAACCGGTGAAACCCTCAGCATATTTACAGACCATGACCTGAAATGGGGTCAATCATGGAAAAAAGCCCTCGTATCTGAGCTGGAAGCGACCGCGTTCCTGCTGACCTTTGTCAGCCCACGTTACCTGAAGTCCCCCGCGTGTCGCGAGGAAGTTGAGGTGTTCGCTACCGCAGCCGAAAAAGCCAGTTATAAAGCCATCCTGCCCATCCTGATTCAAGACATTCCCCCCGCTTTGCAACCAGACACGTTGTGGAAAAAGCTACAAAGCTATCAATATCTGGAAGTCAGTGCGGCGGACCTCCGATCCGAGAACCGGCAGGTGCTAGACGATGTCGCTGATGAAATCTCGACCCGTTTGCAACAAACAGTTGAAGCCAGACAAAAACTTGCGACAACCGCTGTAGCCCTGCAAACCAGGGAAAAACCCGACGAGGCTGAAACCCGGATGACCCTGGAAGAGATTATGGGAGGGATACAGGAACTCTCGGACGCTTTCGGTAGGGATGCCGAAACTTTTACCAAAGAAATGGACGCCATGGGCGAACAGCTAGGTCAAAGCATGGACGCCATGACCGTCGGAGAATTTAAACCCGCCATCATTGCTAAACACGCGCGACTTTTAGACCCAAAAGCGCAACGTCTGCAAGACGCCGTGAATGAAATGACCCACGACTGGGCAATGCTGAGAGACCGAATTAATGGTGTCATTGAACTGGGCAAGGACCTGACGAAAATCGGGGGAAACGAGCTTTTACGAGACATTAGCATCTCTCTCGAACAGCTCGCCACCCAAACCCGCGTGCCGGAACTGGATACGTTAAAACCATTGCTGCCATTTCTCGGACGAATCTCGCGCCTGCTACGCCCCACAGAACAGTCAATAATGGCCGCAATCCGTGCCCTGGAAAGCATCAACACCGAAGTAGGTGCCCTGCGCGACTATGCCAACCGATCGCAACAATAACCAGCCCGACAAACACGATTGAAACATACCGGGATGTTTCAGTTTCACGAGGCCTGGGGAATTGTTGAGCAAGTTCAATCATCGCAGGGAACATTTTTTGTTTGGGAGGGGGAAAGTGGCGAACGTACTCGTGGAGGGGCAGCCCCGCATAGGTTGGGTATCCTGGGAGGGTAATGATGATGCGAAACCGTTTCCTGCAATGTTGGAGGACACGGGTGTGGTGTTGCGTTTGCGTTTACCGTTTCCGCCTGGACTACCTTTTGACTATCCCCTTTACTGTTGGTGGGTCGAGTCCACGGATGTGCGTAAAGAGGCTAATAGTTTTTCTTTTGTGTCGCGGAATGTTGATAGGGTGCCTCGGTTGTTGCGTTTTTGGGACCTGTCGGGGAGCGTCATACTGGTCGGCTGTCATTATCTCGGCTATTGTGAGTCGTTTGTGCGAGGTGTTTGCGCCGAGGGCCGGGTTCAAGTCCAGTACGCTGTTTTGGGTGCGCAACACAGTAATTACGCCAGGGTTAACGCCGTGAGGACACGATCGCCTGGAATCAGTAAATGGTTTGGGCTGACAGGTTTTGCTACGAATAGAGTCACAGATGAGCAGGGGCGTTTGCAGTCGCTGACTTTCGAGGTCGATAAGCATGACACGATTCTTGTTCGAAAGCGTTTGAACCTGTCGGTGAATCCGTCATGGTCGGGGACTTCGGGACACCAACACTTTGAGATTGATGGGCCGGTCTATGTGGAAACACAAGTTAGCAAACCCCGTACCTGGGAGGAACACCTTTTGGAACACGAACGGCTGCTGAATCTGGCCTGCTTGTCGGCATGGCAGCCGTTTCGATTTACGGAAATCTTTGCCTCGCGTGATGAAGACCCTCAATCAATGTATACAGGACAGAAGGAATCCCGGAAATGGAACCCAGTCGTGACTCACCGAGGGTATCAGGATGTGCCGGGGATCCCTGATAATCCACGTTTCTTGTTTCGATTCTCGGATATCGGTATGGACGGTGTGCGAAACTGGCTTCGCTTGTCAGAAGAGTGCGGGGAAGCCATTGCCTTACTGATGAACATTTTGCGTTCCGGCCAGGCCTGGAACCCCATCCATGTACTCAGTGTTGGTGCCATGCTAGAAGAAATCGCAGCCTACATTTTGAAGAATAAAGGCATGGAAGCCAGTCGAATCAACCGGAGTTCCTATGAATCCAAAATGCAGGCTATCATCGAGGACCTGCCTATAATCCCATTTGATAACCCTGAGGGATGGGCCAAAAATACTCGAGACATCTACACCGCCAGTAAACACGCCGGGAACGATAAACCGGATCTATTAAAACAACTAGAGGTCGTGAGGGAGGGAATCCTGGCAGCCAGAATCTGGATTGCCTGTAAGCTGGGCGCAGAACCCGCCCTGTTCAAGGGCTGTCTCCAACTGGATCCGTTAGCAACCAAGCTGGAATACGTTAGATAACCGGCAGGCATCTGTAACAATTCCTGAAACCCTGCGCAGAATCAACACGAAACACTACTACTCTGAACTGCGTGATTAGGACAGCAACACCTGAACCACTTCATGGAAACACTGCCGGGGAAATGCGGATAACTTAATAGCCTGTGGCTCTGGGACACCCCAGAGCCACAGAACATTAAACAACTGGCCCCGGTAGTTACCTACCGGGGCCAGACTTTTATGAAGTTATCGTTGAAACATTTACGGTTTCAAGGAAGTGACTAGGACACGACCACAGTAATCAACGCGTTGGTGTCACCAGTAGCCTTGGCGTCCTTGACCTCGATGACATAAGTGCCAGCAGTCAGCGCCTTCGGGAACTTGATACGGAACTTGTTGTCAGCAGGGGCAGGCGTAGCAATGTCCTCGATGGTGATACCAGAACCAGAGAGAATCGCACCGCCCTTAGTAACACCGACGATGGTCAAATCGCCAGGAGCAGTCTCAACACCGGAAATCGGGGTAACACGAGCACCCGTCACATCCGAGCTGTAGTAGTCCGCGGCGGGGCTCGGGACAGAAGCCGTGATACCAGTAGTAACATCAGCCATGGTGTCAATCAACGCGTCAGCGATATTAATCATGATTTCGGACTTGTTACCATCAACGTCCTCGAACAGCACCTTGTAAGGAGCCTTGGCCTGGTCGGCAGCCGTGAGAGCAGAAGCCGGGGTCGCACTGTAGGTCATCACGCCGTTCGCGTCTGCAGTACCCACTGTAGCAAGAGTGAATACGGTAGAAGCGGTACCGTCCTTGTCAACGAGCTTCGGGAAACCGGAAGCCAGCTGCGTTGCGGCCTTTGTGGTGGTGTTATCAACCTTCACGTTCTGTGCGGCGGTATCGCCAACGTGGAAGGTCAGGTTCGGGGAAGCCACGAGCTTGGAGGTAGCGGGCTTTTCTACGCCCTTAACCTCGCAGACAGAGCTGGTGGAGATCAGGTTCACGACGGCCTGGAGGACCTCGTCGGACAGCACGCCAGTACCGCCAACACCGTAGACCGAGATCGGGTGGGTCTTGTTAGTCCAGCAGAGCAGGTTCTTCGCTACAGCAGCAGTGAAGTCCGGAATCTTGGTGTCGTTACGCACCAGCATGATCGGACCCTGGGTCAACTGGCCAGCAGTCAGGGAGTCAGCCAGGCGAGTACCGTTAGCAATGTAAGCCTCGTACAAGTTCTCGTCGAGGTTGAACTCGCCGCCGTTATGACGTGCCCAATGGTTAGCAATCAACTGAGCGGTCTCGAAACGATCCGCACCACCCAAACGCAACTCGTTCTTAAAGTTGATCTTATCCAACTCGCCACGCAGGCTACCCTTAGCAGCCGCGAGTTCCTTCGCCTTAGCGTCATACCAAGCCTTGTCAGTATCCAGCGTGTACTTAGCCATCGCCGCTACAGCCACCAACGGAATGTTGTTAGCCGAGTTATCAGCAGAAGTCACCACACCAGCAGTGTCCGGGTGAACCTGGGAAGCCTTCGCGACCGGGTTAGACAACACGGAACCCAAGGACGGATCCTGCTTCACACTGGACCACATCTTTTCCAAGTCATCCGAAGCAGCCTTCACAGCCTTCTTGTAAGCATCAGACTTCTCGATACCCTCATAGTTAACACCAACAGCGTACTTCTCGGTCTTATCCAAAGCGATAGCATCCGAAGCATTCACGTCGGCCATAACCTTGTCACCATACAAGGCCTTCAAATCGCCCAGCACCGCATTGTAAGCAGCATGCGCAGTGGAGTTAGCGTTAGTTTCTTGGTTGAACCAGTTAGAAATCTTCTGCTTAATACCGGAAACCTTGTTACCCCAAGCCGAAGAGTTCACACCAGCCACATCAACCACACGGTCCAGACCACCGAACAACGTCTTCTTAGACATATCAATACCGGTAGCTTCCTCAGAATAACCGTTAACCAGCCATTCCAGCTCATCAACAGTCATCTTAATCTTCGGAATACCAGGAGAAGTCTCCCACTTGTTAGCCAGAGCCTTAATAACCCAGGCTTCGTTCACGGTAGCATCCGCAACCGCGCCGGTACCACCCAAAGCCGCAAAGTTACGCGGCAGGGTCTTCTTAATGAACTCCGCCACAACCTCGGGAATCTTGCCATCAGGCTGAGTCAACAGGATAGCACCATTATCCAAGGTGCCAGCCACCATCGAGTCAACCACGTGCTCGTTAGCGCCGTTAGCCAGGTAAGCAGTCCCCAGGTTCGAACCACCATCAGTACGACCCGCGAACCACTTATCCTTTTCCAAGGACTTCTGGTAAATGTAATCCGCGATAGCCACGGAAGTCTCGTAACGATCCTTACCAGCCAGACGAGAAGTCTTCTTCAGACCCATCGCGTCCTTCACAGCATTCAAAGTGCTATCGGAGATAACACCGTCACCACCGATAGCCACAACCTCGTTAATGCCCTTGAAACCAGCATTATCCTTCGCGTTAGCAAAGAACTTGCCAACAGCGGAAGCAACATAAGAGTTGTTGTACACAAACGCAATCGGGCCATCAGTCAACATACCAGCCGTAGCCGCGTCAACCATGTTCCCCTCAGCCGCGGAAACAACATACAAACGCTTCGGATTCATAGTCCAGTGGTCTTCACCAAACTGATGAGCCGCCACCTCCAAAGAGGTCTGCACACGATCCAAACCGCCCAAACGAGCCAGCTTCGCAATCGAGCCAGGCAAAGACGGAGCAGCCACAGCAGCCGGAGCAGCCACGCCACCCATCGAAGCAATCAACGCCACCGAAGCAGCGCCAACCACAAACTTCTTCTTCAAATTCATCTTCAAAAAAACCCTTCTTCTGGGTAATAAAGGGTCAGGATTTCCGGGTAAATCTCGGGGCGTGGACGCCTTATAATCGCCAAACACCGAAGCATCCACACAATCAGCCCCCTAAAAACCTCGGGCAACAAGAACCGTAAAAACCGCCCGGGAAGACTATTGAAAGGTGAGGAATCCCGACCCGATCGACGTAACCGGGGGAGTTTGTTAATGTGGGTATGGTCGCCCGCGTTGGCCATCTGTCCTGCAAGGCTGAGGGCGTAACATGAGAGGTCAGCGATTGTCAATACCTTTCCTTTTTAGTAAGGTATTGACGTGTCTGGTTTAGATGATTTGCGTGAGATTGCCCTTGACCAGCACGGATTCGTGACTCGGGGTCAGGCAGTCGCTGCGGGGGTGACGGACGCGGATTTGTCCAAGATGGTATCTCGGTGTCGGATTGGACGTCCGGTCCGGGGTGTTTACCGTGTGCCAGGTGTGGCGCAGACGCCCTGGGATGCTTACCATTTGCCGGTTTTGTGGACCGGGGAGGCCCGGGCTTGTTTGAGCCATGAGACAGCTTTGGAGGTGTGGGAGATTACGGAAAGCCTGCCCGAAGTGAAGCATGTAACGGTTGGTCGGGGGCGACGGTTGCGGCGTTCGGATGGTGAAGGGTTTGTGGTTCATTACCAAGATTTGGAGCCGCGGGAACATACTTGGCATCAGGGGCTTCCGGTGGTGGTGGTGGCAACAGCTTTGATTCAGTGCGTGGAGTACGGGGTGTCGACACGGGTGCTGAAGCGGGCAGGTGAGTTGGGTTTGCAACGGGGGCTATTGACCCCGGCGCAGCACGAGGTATTTTTGTCTTCGTTGGCGCATCGGGACGGGGCGTAAGCCATGGTGGAAGATCTGCGGGATTCCCAGGGGCTGCAGGGGCCGGCGGACTTGCAAGGGTTGGCCGCGCGGCTGGGTTCTTTGCAAGCCAAGGGTAAAGAGCCGTTTTCGGCTCGTGTTTTGGATAAGTGGGTGGAACAGGCTCAAGCGCAGTTGGGTACGCGTGGGCCACGGTTGGGTTGGTTGATTGCTGCCACGGTGGTGACTGGAGTGTTGCAGCGGGCCTGCGTTGCGGGAGATGGGAAGAATTCGGGACCGTTTTTCTTGCTGAAAGGCGGGACTATGTTGCAGTACCGGCTCGGGGATACGACACGCAACACGCGGGATGTCGATGGTTTGGTGCGTACGGATTTCGCCACTTTCTTTAATGAATTAGACAAGGTTTTAGTCGAGTCTTGGGGCCCCTTCGATTTTTCACGCACGGAAGCGGAAGTCATCGCAGTGCCCGGGCGTGTGCTGAAACCGCGGCGTTTTGATGTTCTGGTGTCGATTAAGGGTGTTACGTGGCGTCGCGTCCAGGTTGAGATTTCCGCTGATGAGGGTGATGCCGGGCGGTTGGTGGAAAGCGTAGCGGCGCCCTCACTGGCTGGCTTCGGTGTTGAATCGCCGGCTAGGATTGCGACTTTGTCCATGAGCTACCAGATAGCGCAGAAGGTGCACGCGGTCACCGGCCCGCATCAACCTCCTGAGCTTGTAAACGACCGTTCGCGTGATGTGGTTGACCTGCTGCTTTTACGCGACTTGGTGCAACGTAGCGGGGCTCCAGAACTGAATGAGATTGCAGCAGCGATACACGACGTGTTCGAAGTCCGGGCGCGCGAAGCCGCTAACCTGGGCGTGAAGGTGCAAACATGGCCTGCACGAGTAGTGGCGTGGCCGCACTGGGAAACAAGTTTTACTACAGAATCTGAGGGAAGCGGTGTAAACGGGTCCCTCCAGGAATGCGTTGAGGAACTCAATATCTGGCTCTGTCTCGTCGACGAAGCTAGTTAAGAGCATTTTTGCGTGATTAATGTTTGTCGAGGATTCAATAGTCTCCACGGGCGGTTTGTACGGTTCGTGCCGCCTGGGCTTTGAGGGCCTGGGCGGGCGGGTACTTCGGTGTTTGGGATTTATAGGGGGAGAATAGCCGGGTAGCTGCCAATAATGGCAGCTACCCGGCTATTCTCCCCTTTTAGGCACGCCCCAGCCAGGTATCCCCTGAAAAAACCTCCCCTGATTCGCCGCAGTCTTTGCGGGTATCGGCCTGAAACTCTCTGTGTGCCTGTAACTCAGTCGGAATAGTTCTAAAAATCCAACTGTTATCTAAAAAACCTAGCAGGAATGGTTTCTCACGAACTCCCGTGTACTTGCAACCTTGGCGGGTGTCGGCCCGGGATTCTCTGTGTGTTCGCAATCTGATTTACCCCCGAATTTCTGACCCTTTATTACCCAGAAGAAGGGTTTTTTTGAAGATGAATTTGAAGAAGAAGTTTGTGATTGGTGCTGCTTCGGTGGCGCTGGTTGCTGGCATGGGTGGCGTGGCTGCTCCGGCTGCTGTGGCTGACATTGCTAATCCCGGTTTTGTGAACAAGCTGGTGCGGCTGGGCGGTATGGATCGTGTGTCTACGTCCTTGAAGGTTGCGGCTTACGAGTTTGGTTCACGCGTGGAGAAGACCGATCCTCGTGGGGCTCGTCCGGAAGTTTTGTATGTGACTTCTTACGCGGATGGTAACCTGGTTGACGCGGCTTCGGCTGGTATGTTGACTGATGGCCCGATTGCGTTCGTGTCGAATAATTCTTACGTGGCTGAGGCTGTGGGTAAGTTCTTTGCTGATACGAAGACTAACTCTGGTTTTGCTGCGATTAAGAAGGTTGTGGCTATTGGTGGCGAGGGCGCTGTGTCTGACGCTACTTTGAAGGCTGTTGCTAAGCAGCTGGGTGCGAATGTTGCTACCGGTCGTTTGGGTGGTAAGGATCGTTACGAGACTTCCGTGGCGATTGCTGAGCATATTTACAGCCAGGCTTTGCTCAAGGACAACTACTACAAGGATCGCGCTAAGCAGCGTATCGTGAATATTGCTACTTCCAACTTGACTCGTGTGTATTTGGCTAATGGTGCTGATTCTCACGTGGTTGACTCGATGGTGGCTGGCACCCTAGATAACGGTCCGGTGTTGTTGGTTCAGCCTGATGGCAAGATTCCTGAGGTTGCTGCCGAGTTTATTAAGAAGGCTTTGCCGGAGCAGTTCGCTGCTTTGGGTGGGGCTGAGACTGTGTCTGATGCTACTGTTCAGGAAGCCTGGTTGATTAAGACTTTGGCTAACAAGTGGGATACGTCTTCTGAGATTCCGGACTTGTACAAGAATGCTAAGAACCTGCGTAACCTGGTTTACGGTATGCCTAACGGCTCGAAGAACAGCCGCGACGTGCTTGACCCGAACTTCATGGGTCTGCAGCGGATTGTTGCTGATGCTGACGCGATTTACAGGGACTGGAATGGTAAGGCCGGTGAACAGAAGGGCATTATCAACGCTGCTACGAACCGTTTGGCTCACGCTACTACCAAGTTCGGCACCAAGGCTGCTGGTTTCTACAAGGAAGTGTTGGATGGTTCAGGCTCGAATGCTGATATCAAGGCGATTCACGGTGCTTTAATTAAGCTGTACGGCGATTTGATTACTACCACTCCTGGCGGTACTGCTATTGATCCTGCTAAGGTCACTATTGCTTCGTTCATGACGGATTCTTCCGGTGCTAACGGTGTTGAGGCTGACTACGCGTTGGCGTCTGGCTTTAACTTTACTGAGATTGAGGGCTCCACTGCCTACCGGCAGGCTGTGAAGGCTGGCACGGATGACCTGGACAATGGCTGGAGCAAGGATGTCAACCCGGTTCTGGGTACCCAGGTTAAGACTAAGACTGCTCAAGCCTCTCAGTACATGGTCGCCGATAACACGGTAAACAACTCTCTCACCACTGGCACTGTGGATAATACCGTGTCTGGTGCGGTGATTACTGATTTGACAAAGTACGTGTTGGATTCTGAGAAGTCTTGGCTGGATCAGTACAAGAAGGCTTTGGAGAAGGCTGAGCAGGGTCTGCGTCTGGAGCAGGATAAGATTGCTCCCAAGACCGAGCTGCGTTTGGGTGGTAAGGATCGTTTCGAGACCGCTCAGTTGATTGCTAACCAGTACGGTAACCTTTACGGTGGTGTGCTTGGCCTGTCTGGCCACTTCACTGAGGCTTACGTTGCTAACGGTACTCGTTTGCCGGATTCGTTGACTGCTGGCCAGTTGTCTCGTGGCCCGATTCTGTTGGTTCGTGCTGAAGGCGATCTGCCCGAGTTCACCGTGACCGTGGCTAAGAAGCTGAAGTCCTGGACCAACGCTGACCACCTGATTGCTGTCGCTATCGGCGAGACCGGTGTCCTGCCCGATGAACAGTTCAAGAAGGTTGCCGACCTGATCAACGGTGGCAAGGAACTACCTCTGGTCGGCTCTCGCCCAGCTACTCCGGCTACCGCTTCCGCTACGCCGACCTTGGGTACAGTAAATGGCAGCCCAATCACGGCTGCTAATGGTACTGCTTCGGTTCCTGTGACTGGTGCTAAGGCTGCGCCTGCCGTGTACACCTGCACTATCGATACAACCGAGATTGCTCCTGCTGCTCCTGGTACTGGCAAGGTTAAATTTGATGTTGCTTGGGATGCTACCGCAAATGCTTGCAAGGTCACTGCTACCGACGAATCTCACAGTGGTGCAGTTACTGGCAC
This region includes:
- a CDS encoding cell wall-binding repeat-containing protein is translated as MNLKKKFVIGAASVALVAGMGGVAAPAAVADIANPGFVNKLVRLGGMDRVSTSLKVAAYEFGSRVEKTDPRGARPEVLYVTSYADGNLVDAASAGMLTDGPIAFVSNNSYVAEAVGKFFADTKTNSGFAAIKKVVAIGGEGAVSDATLKAVAKQLGANVATGRLGGKDRYETSVAIAEHIYSQALLKDNYYKDRAKQRIVNIATSNLTRVYLANGADSHVVDSMVAGTLDNGPVLLVQPDGKIPEVAAEFIKKALPEQFAALGGAETVSDATVQEAWLIKTLANKWDTSSEIPDLYKNAKNLRNLVYGMPNGSKNSRDVLDPNFMGLQRIVADADAIYRDWNGKAGEQKGIINAATNRLAHATTKFGTKAAGFYKEVLDGSGSNADIKAIHGALIKLYGDLITTTPGGTAIDPAKVTIASFMTDSSGANGVEADYALASGFNFTEIEGSTAYRQAVKAGTDDLDNGWSKDVNPVLGTQVKTKTAQASQYMVADNTVNNSLTTGTVDNTVSGAVITDLTKYVLDSEKSWLDQYKKALEKAEQGLRLEQDKIAPKTELRLGGKDRFETAQLIANQYGNLYGGVLGLSGHFTEAYVANGTRLPDSLTAGQLSRGPILLVRAEGDLPEFTVTVAKKLKSWTNADHLIAVAIGETGVLPDEQFKKVADLINGGKELPLVGSRPATPATASATPTLGTVNGSPITAANGTASVPVTGAKAAPAVYTCTIDTTEIAPAAPGTGKVKFDVAWDATANACKVTATDESHSGAVTGTIKVTVTVDEDGTGTAKTVSAGADANVTVNIA